The region TTTTCTGCTCGTGTTTTTGCTGTCATAACTTTGCAAATGCGGGGGATCCCGTTGCGTATTTTCCACCGTTCGAGTTAAGAGCTGTATCTGGAGACAATGTGCCTTTTATGGTGCCCCTGGCGGAGCCACAGTTTCAACCCGCACGACAAGGACCCATGCAAGGCGGAAGGCAGCAGCGGTTGATCCATACTACCCAGCACATACCCCCGCCGATGCAGCCGCTAGAAAATCACGACCACATGGACAACGTGCTACCGGTGACGACGGAGAAGCCACAACGTGAAAATAACTCCACGGTCGACGTGCACGAGCTCCTGCACGCTCTCGGCATCGATGAGAATGGTCACGAAGATAAGGATCACTCTCGAGCAGCTGCGAGGGACTACGACTACCCGCCGAGCCCGGGGTACGCGGGCTACTCGCCCTACTCGCACCCTCCGAGCTACGGGTACCAGCAGCGGCCCGGCTACGCGCCAAACTACCCGCCGAGCTCGCCCTATCCTTCGTATGGTCCGCCACCGCCGTACCACGAGCAACCATCCTACCATCAGCCGCCGCCCTCCGCCTACACTCCGCCGCTGGAAGCACACCACAGCGCGCCCTCATCCAAACTAAAACTAGTGGAGATCCCGGATCTTGTCAAGCCACTGGCGTCAAAAGTTGCCGGCAAAGTGAGTGGATTAATCGGCCTAGTGCTCACCCTTCTCACCGGCTCAACGGGCGACGTAGAACTCAAAGGGTTCAAGGACATCGTAATAAACGGAATAGTTAAGCCCTTGTTAATTGCCAAGGGGGGATTAAAGAGTCTGATAAGTAAGTTGGCTATACCAGTGATATCGTTGTTGTTGATTAACTTGGAAGTGTTGATTACAGTTTGGTGGTTGTGGGAGGAGTGTCCTGAGCCCGTACATGCTCATGCAGCATACCCAGCATATCCAAGGCCTGGATATGGCTACTGAGAAACTCATTTTCAAACTAAACGCTTAAATAATATAAGCCCAGTTATTTCCAGTGATACAATTGTTGTATATACCTACGTTTAATAATTTGTTACTACTATTTTGTTTGACTAAAGAATTATACTCGTaagtaaagattttttttacttaaataaacttatttttaaaatttattaatctGGTTCTTTTATTTCACTAGCCTCTGTTATTGATACTTAGTAGAAATATTTTAGATTAGGTACGTGTTACTTATTATAGGAGGATCAaggattattttaaatacaggATATGACTGATTGTGGCGTGGTGAGTAATACCATCGTTACCacacattgaaaaaaaaaacccaaaTTCGGATGCATGTTAAGCTTATAAGCTGAGCTGAGTACAACTAGGTAACGTAACGCTATGAAAGTATTCCCTTGCATAGTGCCAATGATGAGCGTGCACAACTGAACACTAATTCTTTAATTGTGGTTTATATTGCATGTTACGTTGCAGCTGTCTATAGGTATTCACTATGACGGTTTTCTGACAAATTTCCACTTTTCTAGCTAAAACCGTTAGATTATCGATTGACGTTTTAATTAGgttacctagtacctacaaggTCATCtcaagtatgtaggtactaggtacctTATCCCTGAAAATGTAAACAGGGGTTGATTCGCAAGCGAGCCATCACATATTTTCACTACCTTTGTAATCAAAGTGTACCTatgtgtcgcaggcatctggtttaatctcctttttggattgaaccactagcccgttcattgcatggcgctactcaattgtatgactagggcgaacgttgattgtacaagcgtcacaaaacgtggTGGTCAGGTGTCagtcagaagggctagtacggggcgcacttaagacgtgacaagagttttgcatcgcgctcactcacatcgtgcagcctcaagagcgagcgcgacggagaactcttgtcacgccttaatagcgccctgtgctacaagGGCAGGttgtgaataaaacaaatatggcgtctaacagctaacagctgtcacaaaaagcacctatacttattgttaattttttgcaaaaaaaatagtacttcaaagtgcgttatttgtgttaaaatagtgtgacaacatggatttacctattattacgccgtcGGCGATTGCGattgtggcgaaactggataattatgaacaacaatatgaaggtacgtttattgttattgtttagttaatttgtaagataagagctttgtaacatagtatatttttgtggactcttgtctggtcatgttcaccctaaccagacattacaaagttgctatactatatcccattcaacgacttcgctgaatgacgttcagtcaagacgtcgaacgttacaatcaacgacttgacgagttgtcctttagtcatacaactgaataccgccatccaatgaacgggctagtggttcaatcaaaaaggagattaaaccagatgcctgcgacatatgcATGTTGTCATCATATTCTTTAGGGTACTTAAGTCACTAGATCTTTTGTtaaataacatattatatttacttagaaATGTATTGTGTCTTACCTGTTATATTTATGatgctttaaaataaataaatagtagaCAGTGCTTATTAGATAGATTTATGcacttacttaggtacctacaaggTACAAGCAAAGCCACTAAATATGTTGAGGAGCAGGTTGACCAACAATTCCCGTGACATAAAGAGGGTGGTAACGAAATTAGGTGACAGGTGTCCCTCCCCCCCCTAGGAGTGGGCCGTCGCTCCTATTACAGCTAATTGGGTGAGGGACCTTGCGCTGGCCTCACCTCTTTGGGACAGGCCGGTTGGACCTggagagaaaaaaatatataagtaccggaaatgaataaatgaTAGATAGCTATTGGTAGACTCAGTAAAGTTATGTATGAATCTATATGATATACCATCCTCACCTGATATAACAAGATAAATAGatattcattttaattaactcATGCATAGGTggtataatttaagtaagtacttattatttatttgcatttaattaggtacaataCGACGCTGTAACATCTCATTTTGAATTCGACAATCagcaatcatcatcatattaGCCAGCAGTCGTCTGCTGGATatatagcatagaataacgagtagtacttgttattctatgatataTAGATAGGCATCTGCCAATGAATATACTTGTAGGTACTACCTACTAGGTAGTGCGAtatattagaatagaatagaatagaattcatttattcacaaGAAACAAAGTTATACATGAGATCTTAAACATCAAATTACAGTTTCTATCATGCTTCACCGAGGAATCGGTATGTGAAatacttaacaaataaaatgttacttcATGCACAAATTGAGATtacttaaataggtattaaatgcaccacaataattacataaattaaaatactatgccaattcaatacaattaattaaataggtactagtTATATgtcaattgaaattaaaataagaataacaaaatattgatacatattaaaattcatttgcaatctcataatttaatttataattcattcttttataattaaaaaagtcattgattgaataaaatacattttctgtcaaccaatattttagtttatgcTTAAATTGTTTTAGAGgcaattgttttatttcatgcgGTATACAGTTATAGACCTTTATAGTCATGATGTGACAATTTTTGTTATACAAGGCACTATTATGCTTTGGTAGAACTAGGCGTTCTTTGTTCCTTATGTCAAAATTTACAATGTTGCCAGCTTTTTTATAAAGATTAGGGTT is a window of Plutella xylostella chromosome 17, ilPluXylo3.1, whole genome shotgun sequence DNA encoding:
- the LOC105385557 gene encoding uncharacterized protein LOC105385557; the encoded protein is MQPLENHDHMDNVLPVTTEKPQRENNSTVDVHELLHALGIDENGHEDKDHSRAAARDYDYPPSPGYAGYSPYSHPPSYGYQQRPGYAPNYPPSSPYPSYGPPPPYHEQPSYHQPPPSAYTPPLEAHHSAPSSKLKLVEIPDLVKPLASKVAGKVSGLIGLVLTLLTGSTGDVELKGFKDIVINGIVKPLLIAKGGLKSLISKLAIPVISLLLINLEVLITVWWLWEECPEPVHAHAAYPAYPRPGYGY